A window from Candidatus Woesearchaeota archaeon encodes these proteins:
- a CDS encoding preprotein translocase subunit Sec61beta gives MSRKDNKINMPSSGAGLTRYFDAAYSKIMITPQTTIIMIIMLVVIVLILSNL, from the coding sequence ATGAGCAGAAAAGATAATAAAATAAACATGCCATCATCAGGCGCAGGACTAACAAGATATTTTGATGCGGCTTATTCAAAGATAATGATAACGCCGCAAACAACAATAATCATGATAATAATGTTAGTAGTTATTGTGCTAATATTATCCAATTTATAA
- a CDS encoding nascent polypeptide-associated complex protein: MIPGLNPKQMRQAMKQMGIKQDDLPATEVIIKLKDSEIIITDPSVQRIVMQGQESFQVSGNIQEKEIDNTPDISEEDIEMVMSQANCTKEEAKAAIEICEGDLAQAIIELNDAKE, translated from the coding sequence ATGATACCTGGACTAAATCCTAAACAAATGCGACAAGCAATGAAACAAATGGGTATAAAACAAGATGATTTACCCGCAACAGAAGTAATAATAAAATTAAAAGACTCAGAAATAATAATAACAGACCCTTCAGTTCAAAGAATAGTTATGCAAGGACAGGAAAGTTTTCAAGTATCAGGAAACATACAAGAAAAAGAAATAGATAATACTCCTGACATAAGCGAGGAAGACATCGAAATGGTGATGTCACAAGCAAATTGCACAAAAGAAGAAGCAAAAGCAGCTATTGAGATTTGCGAAGGAGATTTAGCTCAAGCAATCATAGAGTTGAACGACGCAAAAGAATAA
- a CDS encoding helix-turn-helix transcriptional regulator, which produces MVKSFKRLKCLYFPKGGNAKKLGISPEYLELLIDGFVPASRSLLLKISKEYNVPLNEISDYLVDNKGVQPLLFASETLSNNKEFVKRLNLYDSVSFNQLAELVSYSYESIHVKGRLSTILTNVSNYFTVASMNPFLSISSESEFNEFANLKNPFVVLHHENIGPYRFIKNEKINGVMNYFVVDEFLPLTVKSISTDSSSWRKRFVEGRSPRKPNLDFPSYSDDFNKVLVEYKKPIKQDIIEELRRESEDLIRFPEFDLLSKGLGNNLFDEQTSFSKLHSNHDVTFVNRGRPAMSLENDYVVGFYFYPVQVVSHSLSGGGDSYFPGPVTLKLANRFQNHVEGRIRNK; this is translated from the coding sequence ATGGTTAAATCTTTTAAAAGATTGAAGTGCCTTTATTTTCCTAAGGGTGGAAACGCGAAGAAATTAGGGATTTCTCCTGAATACTTAGAGTTGTTAATTGATGGTTTTGTTCCTGCTTCTAGAAGCTTATTGCTTAAAATAAGTAAAGAATACAATGTTCCTCTTAATGAAATAAGTGATTATTTAGTTGATAATAAAGGAGTTCAACCTTTACTTTTTGCTTCTGAAACTCTATCTAATAACAAAGAATTTGTGAAACGTTTAAATCTTTATGACTCTGTTTCTTTTAATCAATTAGCTGAATTAGTTTCTTATTCTTATGAATCCATTCATGTCAAAGGACGTCTTAGCACTATTTTAACTAATGTTTCTAATTATTTCACTGTTGCTTCTATGAATCCTTTTCTTAGTATTTCTTCAGAATCTGAATTTAATGAATTCGCGAATCTTAAGAATCCTTTCGTTGTTCTTCATCATGAAAATATAGGTCCTTACAGATTCATTAAGAATGAGAAAATTAATGGCGTGATGAATTACTTCGTAGTTGACGAATTTCTTCCACTCACTGTTAAATCTATAAGCACTGATTCTTCTTCTTGGAGAAAACGTTTCGTTGAAGGACGAAGTCCTAGAAAGCCTAATCTTGATTTTCCTAGTTACAGTGATGATTTTAACAAAGTCTTAGTTGAATACAAAAAACCTATTAAACAAGACATAATCGAAGAATTAAGACGAGAATCGGAGGATTTAATTCGGTTTCCTGAATTTGATTTGTTGAGTAAAGGTCTGGGTAATAATTTATTTGATGAGCAAACATCTTTTTCCAAGCTTCATAGTAATCACGATGTTACTTTTGTTAATAGGGGCAGACCTGCTATGTCTTTAGAGAATGATTACGTTGTTGGTTTTTATTTTTATCCTGTGCAAGTCGTATCTCACTCATTGTCAGGAGGGGGTGATTCTTATTTTCCTGGTCCTGTAACTTTAAAGCTCGCTAACAGGTTTCAGAATCATGTTGAAGGCAGAATTCGTAACAAATAA